A genomic region of Alicyclobacillus sp. SO9 contains the following coding sequences:
- a CDS encoding GNAT family N-acetyltransferase, with translation MDNPKNRSGNFRIAINTQLAGRGYGTEATAIMLEYGFGILNLHRIDLDVYSINERAIHVYEKVGFKREGVLRDAHYYNNTYYDTIIMSILEDEYRSGHAAKRS, from the coding sequence ATGGACAACCCTAAGAATCGCAGTGGGAACTTTAGGATTGCTATTAATACACAATTGGCTGGACGTGGGTACGGGACTGAAGCTACGGCTATAATGTTGGAATATGGATTTGGCATTTTGAATTTGCATCGCATTGATCTTGACGTTTATTCGATTAATGAGAGAGCTATCCATGTTTATGAGAAGGTTGGCTTCAAGCGGGAGGGAGTTCTCAGAGACGCACATTACTACAATAACACCTACTACGATACCATTATCATGAGCATATTGGAGGACGAGTATCGGTCTGGGCATGCTGCTAAGCGTTCATAA
- a CDS encoding GNAT family N-acetyltransferase: protein MLKSEEITTNYSIDVSLEQREEFSAFLKQKIREYNNDHSIHHREARREGSVQPITIIVSDDDNRWIGGISAEVYWNWLEIHDFWLSEGCRGKGLGTLLLNKVETIAREKGATKVLLTTFEFQARTFYELHQYKVVGEIQDYPPGSTYYTMVKIFGEIGYPVQLLEAAIPQ, encoded by the coding sequence TTGTTGAAGAGTGAGGAGATAACCACGAACTATTCCATAGATGTTTCTTTAGAACAAAGAGAAGAGTTTTCAGCCTTCCTGAAGCAAAAGATAAGAGAATACAATAACGATCATTCAATTCATCATCGTGAAGCACGGAGAGAGGGTTCGGTTCAACCAATTACCATTATCGTATCCGATGACGATAACCGTTGGATTGGCGGAATTTCAGCCGAAGTGTATTGGAATTGGCTGGAGATTCACGATTTTTGGCTGAGTGAAGGATGTCGTGGCAAAGGTCTAGGTACACTCTTACTCAATAAAGTAGAGACGATCGCTAGGGAGAAGGGTGCAACAAAGGTACTGCTAACTACATTTGAATTTCAGGCACGAACATTTTATGAGCTACACCAATATAAGGTTGTAGGTGAAATCCAAGACTATCCCCCTGGTAGTACCTATTACACGATGGTAAAAATATTCGGTGAAATAGGGTATCCTGTCCAACTATTGGAGGCAGCAATTCCGCAATGA
- a CDS encoding recombinase family protein, which yields MTTIPSKVHPEHLKRTAIVYIRQSTIAQVRFHRESTERQYALRERALTLGWASEQIQVIDEDLGISGSGRSQRLGFQNLVAQVSLGEVGAIFGLEISRLARSSADLLRLLELCGLFNTIVVDEDGIYDMRDFNDRLILGFKGTMSEAELHFLRARLIGGKKNKAKKGELRFPLPVGYVYDTTGQTVLDPDEEVQTAVHNVFHAFRTTGSAYGVVQFFAQNGLRFPKRAYGGAWAGKLVWATLNHSRVLGILYNPAYAGAYVYGRYRDQKRVNPQGLFIHHTVLLPREEWEVFIPDHHPGYITWEEYERNLKQLHSNRTNLEKSGAAREGTALLQGLVICGKCGRRMSVRYTSNGGIHPHYECKGRWEHGHRATCTTVPALKIDQAISERLLQAMQPAELELALQVMDKLLHEEDDVDKGWKLSLERARYEADRAERQYQQVEPENRLVARSLEVRWNEKLAELAELQEQYTQYVDRRSWRPTEHDKAEILSLAKELPRIWSKSSTTPKDRKRILRLLVEDVTIVAEARNPNVRLGLRWRNQHCEELWVRKPLPPHIATKHSSETVELVRRLAETMIDRQIVKYLNESGIRTSGGRMFTLDSIKWIRYVHRIPGYTSQRRGLSVKQVAERLKVTSGVVYYWLNRGILTGTKVAPGCPWDIQLDDRKEVELRKRVQESSHLN from the coding sequence ATGACGACAATACCGTCGAAAGTTCACCCAGAACACCTGAAGAGAACAGCGATTGTGTACATTCGTCAGTCGACCATAGCCCAAGTTCGGTTTCACCGGGAGAGCACGGAACGCCAGTATGCCCTTCGGGAGAGAGCTCTCACCCTAGGATGGGCTTCGGAACAAATTCAGGTGATCGACGAAGACCTCGGAATTTCAGGGTCTGGCCGTTCTCAGCGCTTGGGCTTCCAAAACCTTGTGGCTCAAGTCTCACTTGGCGAAGTTGGCGCCATCTTTGGTCTGGAGATTTCCCGCTTAGCACGTTCTTCAGCAGATCTACTGCGTCTGCTCGAACTCTGCGGATTATTCAACACAATCGTAGTGGATGAAGACGGCATCTACGACATGCGAGATTTTAATGACCGGTTAATTCTCGGCTTCAAAGGAACCATGAGCGAAGCAGAACTGCATTTCCTGCGTGCTCGGCTAATCGGTGGCAAGAAGAACAAAGCGAAAAAAGGTGAACTCCGCTTTCCGCTGCCCGTTGGATATGTGTACGACACCACCGGACAGACAGTTTTGGATCCGGACGAAGAGGTCCAAACTGCTGTTCACAATGTATTTCATGCATTTCGTACGACAGGCAGCGCCTACGGCGTAGTTCAGTTCTTTGCCCAAAACGGCCTCCGGTTTCCAAAACGAGCCTACGGTGGTGCTTGGGCTGGAAAACTCGTTTGGGCAACACTGAACCACAGCCGAGTTTTAGGGATCCTATACAATCCTGCATATGCAGGGGCCTATGTATATGGTCGGTATCGAGACCAAAAGCGCGTGAATCCACAAGGACTGTTTATTCATCACACCGTGCTCCTTCCCCGTGAGGAGTGGGAAGTTTTCATTCCAGATCATCACCCAGGCTATATCACGTGGGAGGAATATGAGAGAAATCTAAAGCAGCTACATTCGAACCGTACCAACCTTGAGAAAAGCGGAGCAGCACGAGAAGGCACAGCTCTACTTCAAGGACTCGTTATATGTGGAAAATGTGGTCGCCGCATGAGTGTACGCTACACCAGCAACGGAGGAATCCATCCACATTATGAATGTAAAGGGCGGTGGGAACACGGACACCGCGCCACTTGCACTACCGTGCCGGCGTTGAAAATCGACCAAGCTATCTCAGAGCGTCTGTTGCAGGCCATGCAACCCGCTGAATTAGAGCTTGCTCTACAGGTAATGGACAAACTGCTGCATGAAGAAGATGATGTAGATAAGGGCTGGAAGTTATCTCTAGAACGAGCACGCTACGAAGCAGACCGAGCGGAGAGGCAATACCAACAGGTAGAACCAGAAAATCGCCTAGTAGCGCGTAGTCTTGAGGTAAGATGGAACGAAAAGCTCGCCGAATTGGCAGAACTTCAGGAACAGTACACCCAGTATGTAGATCGACGTAGTTGGCGGCCTACAGAACACGACAAAGCGGAGATTTTAAGCCTTGCGAAGGAATTACCTCGAATTTGGTCCAAATCATCCACTACACCCAAGGACCGCAAACGCATTCTTCGCCTACTCGTTGAAGATGTGACCATAGTTGCTGAGGCAAGAAACCCGAATGTCCGACTTGGCTTGCGCTGGCGCAACCAACATTGCGAAGAACTATGGGTGCGTAAGCCGCTGCCACCACATATAGCAACGAAACATTCATCTGAGACCGTTGAGCTCGTTCGCAGGTTAGCCGAAACGATGATAGACCGCCAGATTGTAAAGTATTTAAACGAATCAGGTATACGCACATCAGGTGGCAGGATGTTCACGCTTGACTCCATCAAGTGGATTCGCTACGTACACCGCATTCCTGGATATACTTCACAACGCCGTGGTTTATCCGTCAAACAAGTTGCGGAACGACTCAAAGTGACTTCAGGGGTTGTCTACTACTGGCTCAACCGTGGCATTCTTACGGGCACGAAAGTGGCTCCAGGCTGTCCATGGGACATTCAACTAGATGACCGAAAGGAGGTCGAACTGCGCAAGCGAGTCCAGGAATCTAGCCATTTAAATTAA
- a CDS encoding DUF5372 family protein, producing the protein MQNALQPNSLSESVTITHPFHPLHGQTFTLLKIKHVNGIPLYSLQTDSSVICVPESWTDRHRPQDTKPVTPFNGLDLKELVELLRSLDDSSVSTANLIDNSK; encoded by the coding sequence GTGCAAAATGCACTTCAGCCCAATTCTCTTTCGGAATCTGTAACTATCACTCATCCATTTCATCCACTCCATGGGCAGACCTTTACTCTGCTCAAAATCAAACACGTCAATGGGATCCCACTGTATTCACTTCAAACAGACTCCAGTGTAATTTGTGTTCCAGAATCCTGGACGGACCGGCATCGTCCTCAGGATACTAAGCCAGTCACACCATTCAACGGGTTGGACTTAAAGGAATTAGTTGAACTCCTTCGGAGCTTAGATGATTCCTCTGTCTCAACAGCGAATTTAATTGACAATTCCAAATGA
- a CDS encoding class I SAM-dependent methyltransferase: protein MNLKVVYVVNGGNGMVHRGSDFYDQPSVFSTYMQHRTWSQNPNDTIEKPILAELIGNVRNCAILDLGCGNADFGLSSLQLGCRRYVGLEGSKNMAQSGRNTLEGTSGKIILSSIEDWNYPEASFDLVVSRLALHYVENVEECFRNVYKTLVPGGRFVFQSSTPCSLLVTEVKKAPNEERTGSLTITLRRVSVIIHGLVVRWSSITAQLKTIFRQFKKRDWWSNRFANLTPHRLNWTMRSTFEG from the coding sequence ATGAACCTTAAAGTTGTATATGTTGTGAATGGAGGTAATGGTATGGTTCATAGGGGGTCAGATTTTTACGATCAGCCGTCAGTGTTCAGCACCTATATGCAACATAGAACATGGTCACAAAACCCTAACGACACTATTGAAAAACCAATCCTTGCGGAATTAATTGGCAATGTGAGAAATTGTGCAATACTCGACCTTGGTTGTGGAAACGCCGATTTTGGTCTGTCATCCCTCCAGCTCGGCTGCCGTCGGTATGTTGGGCTAGAAGGCTCCAAAAACATGGCGCAATCTGGACGAAATACGCTAGAAGGCACATCTGGGAAAATCATTCTCTCTTCGATTGAGGACTGGAACTATCCAGAAGCTTCATTCGACCTTGTGGTGTCTCGCCTCGCACTCCACTATGTCGAAAACGTTGAGGAATGCTTTCGAAACGTCTATAAAACACTTGTTCCAGGCGGACGATTCGTTTTTCAGTCGAGCACCCCGTGCTCACTTCTTGTAACCGAAGTAAAGAAGGCTCCAAACGAAGAGCGGACTGGATCGTTGACAATTACTTTGAGACGGGTGAGCGTAATTATCCATGGCTTGGTGGTACGGTGGTCAAGTATCACCGCACAGTTGAAGACTATTTTTCGGCAGTTCAAAAAGCGGGATTGGTGGTCAAATCGCTTCGCGAATCTCACCCCTCACCGTCTCAACTGGACCATGAGGAGTACGTTCGAAGGCTGA
- a CDS encoding GNAT family N-acetyltransferase, with amino-acid sequence MSEAIKYLQGEKVYLRCLEPQDATDLYQYVNNDLEGRRLTGTQRPFTRRQIENYIDATVQDDTRVQFGIFLQDNDESAM; translated from the coding sequence ATGTCTGAAGCAATCAAGTACCTTCAGGGCGAAAAAGTCTATCTACGTTGTCTTGAGCCTCAAGATGCAACCGATCTTTACCAATATGTAAATAATGACCTAGAAGGTCGGCGTTTAACTGGTACACAGCGACCGTTCACAAGGCGTCAAATCGAAAACTATATCGATGCAACAGTCCAAGATGATACAAGGGTTCAGTTCGGGATATTCCTACAGGATAACGATGAATCGGCGATGTAG
- a CDS encoding DUF6788 family protein, producing the protein MNTTDKNKSPRRFKSVPSQELKERKLQLLKALPPMGHVLRGSLITRQVKCGKPTCHCATGAGHKSLYLSSFYHGKTHMDYVPAAWEQQVRAGLENFEVAQDILSELTELNLELLRRRDNE; encoded by the coding sequence ATGAACACTACTGATAAGAATAAGTCACCTAGAAGATTTAAATCTGTTCCTTCTCAGGAACTCAAAGAACGAAAACTGCAACTATTGAAGGCGTTGCCACCTATGGGCCATGTTCTCCGCGGTTCCCTTATCACTCGGCAGGTGAAGTGTGGCAAGCCAACCTGTCACTGTGCTACTGGCGCTGGTCATAAAAGTTTGTACTTGTCATCTTTTTACCATGGTAAAACCCATATGGATTACGTTCCTGCAGCCTGGGAGCAGCAGGTACGAGCCGGACTTGAAAATTTTGAGGTCGCACAGGACATTCTCTCGGAACTGACTGAGCTCAACCTGGAACTACTTCGACGCCGAGATAACGAATAG
- a CDS encoding retropepsin-like aspartic protease: MKIDPIDGLLFVTMTLTFRGKSRTIDQLVLDTGASHSVISMDAVDDIGIYGEIDDEIVVMHGIGGVERSIRKKIDSVEFGTFKVSEVNLDFANFDAHFGINGLLGADLLTAGRFVIDLDAMELYQK; encoded by the coding sequence TTGAAGATCGACCCAATTGATGGTCTTTTATTCGTCACAATGACGTTGACATTTCGAGGAAAGAGCCGAACCATTGACCAATTGGTTCTTGATACTGGTGCAAGTCACTCAGTAATCTCGATGGATGCCGTAGATGATATAGGTATTTATGGCGAAATAGACGATGAAATTGTTGTCATGCATGGTATCGGTGGCGTGGAGCGCTCAATCCGTAAGAAGATTGATTCGGTTGAATTTGGAACGTTTAAAGTTTCGGAAGTAAACTTGGATTTTGCTAACTTTGACGCCCACTTTGGGATCAACGGTTTGTTGGGTGCAGACCTACTGACAGCGGGGCGCTTTGTTATAGATCTCGACGCGATGGAGCTTTACCAAAAATAA